One Ovis aries strain OAR_USU_Benz2616 breed Rambouillet chromosome 4, ARS-UI_Ramb_v3.0, whole genome shotgun sequence DNA window includes the following coding sequences:
- the LOC101120236 gene encoding elongation factor 1-alpha 1: MGKEKTHINIVVIGHVDSGKSTTTGHLIYKCGGIDKRTIEKFEKEAAEMGKGSFKYAWVLDKLKAERERGITIDISLWKFETSKYYVTIIDAPGHRDFIKNMITGTSQADCAVLIVAAGVGEFEAGISKNGQTREHALLAYTLGVKQLIVGVNKMDSTEPPYSQKRYEEIVKEVSTYIKKIGYNPDTVAFVPISGWNGDNMLEPSANMPWFKGWKVTRKDGNACGTTLLEALDCILPPTRPTDKPLRLPLQDVYKIGGIGTVPVGRVETGVLKPGMVVTFAPVNVTTEVKSVEMHHEALSEALPGDNVGFNVKNVSVKDVRRGNVAGDSKNDPPMEAAGFTAQVIILNHPGQISAGYAPVLDCHTAHIACKFAELKEKIDRRSGKKLEDGPKFLKSGDTAIVDMVPGKPMCVESFSDYPPLGRFAVRDMRQTVAVGVIKAVDKKAAGAGKVTKSAQKSQKAK, encoded by the coding sequence atgggaaaggagaagaCCCACATCAACATCGTTGTCATTGGGCACGTAGATTCAGGGAAGTCTACCACGACTGGCCATCTGATCTACAAATGTGGCGGGATCGACAAGAGAACAATTGAAAAGTTCGAGAAGGAGGCTGCCGAGATGGGAAAGGGCTCCTTCAAATATGCCTGGGTCTTGGACAAACTGAAAGCTGAACGTGAGCGTGGTATTACCATTGATATCTCCCTGTGGAAATTTGAGACCAGCAAGTACTATGTTACCATCATTGATGCCCCAGGACACAGAGACTTCATCAAGAACATGATTACAGGCACATCCCAGGCTGACTGTGCTGTCCTGATTGTTGCTGCTGGTGTTGGTGAATTTGAAGCCGGTATCTCCAAGAACGGGCAGACCCGTGAGCATGCCCTTCTGGCTTACACCCTGGGTGTGAAACAACTAATTGTTGGCGTTAACAAAATGGATTCTACTGAGCCACCCTATAGCCAGAAGAGATACGAGGAAATTGTTAAGGAAGTCAGCACCTACATTAAGAAAATTGGCTACAACCCCGACACAGTAGCATTTGTGCCAATTTCTGGCTGGAATGGTGACAACATGCTGGAGCCAAGTGCTAATATGCCATGGTTCAAGGGATGGAAAGTCACCCGTAAGGACGGCAATGCCTGTGGAACCACCCTGCTTGAAGCTCTGGATTGCATCCTGCCACCAACTCGCCCAACTGACAAACCCTTGCGTTTGCCTCTCCAGGATGTCTATAAAATTGGTGGTATTGGTACTGTCCCTGTGGGTCGTGTGGAGACTGGTGTTCTCAAACCTGGCATGGTGGTCACCTTTGCTCCAGTCAATGTAACAACTGAGGTGAAGTCCGTAGAAATGCACCATGAAGCATTGAGTGAAGCCCTTCCTGGGGACAATGTGGGCTTCAATGTCAAGAACGTGTCTGTCAAAGATGTCCGCCGTGGCAATGTGGCTGGTGACAGCAAAAATGATCCACCCATGGAAGCTGCTGGCTTCACAGCTCAGGTGATTATTTTGAACCATCCAGGCCAAATCAGTGCTGGATATGCACCTGTGCTGGATTGTCACACAGCTCACATTGCTTGCAAGTTTGCTGAGCTGAAGGAGAAGATTGATCGTCGTTCTGGGAAAAAGCTGGAAGATGGCCCTAAATTCTTGAAATCTGGTGACACTGCCATCGTTGATATGGTTCCTGGCAAGCCTATGTGTGTCGAGAGCTTTTCTGATTATCCTCCCCTGGGCCGTTTTGCTGTGCGTGACATGAGACAGACAGTCGCTGTGGGTGTCATCAAAGCAGTGGACAAGAAGGCAGCTGGAGCTGGCAAGGTCACCAAGTCTGCCCAGAAATCTCAGAAGGCTAAATGA